From Myotis daubentonii chromosome 7, mMyoDau2.1, whole genome shotgun sequence, a single genomic window includes:
- the PTPRN gene encoding receptor-type tyrosine-protein phosphatase-like N isoform X1 — protein MRRPRRPGGPGGSGGLRVLLCLLLLSCRPGGCSAISAHGCLFDRRLCSHLEVCIQDGLFGQCQVGVGQARPLLQVTSPVLQRLQGVLRQLMSQGLSWHDDLTQYVISQEMERIPRLRPPEPHLRDRSGLVPRRPGPAEELLLQGIPTRPAPAAPHRLLRPPAGGDGAGAGSSLSPLQAELLPPLLENLLLSPQPPHPALSYEATLLQPYLFHQFGSRDGSRDSESSPGMVSVGPLSKAEPPALFSRTAPKGMFGAHPGHSYGDPPGPSPAQLFQESGLLYLAQELPVPSRARAPNLPAQGDSSQAEDSSEGYEEEGLEGLGEKPPSPAEQPADVTLQRLAAVLAGYRVELRQLTPEQLSTLSTLLQLLPKGAGRNPGGIVNIGADIKKTMEEQVQGDAAEPAPSLPTPSLPGYPTAHPTSDKAQQVLSSEPPKAAGPPAMPVLMEKKSPLGPSQPTVAGQPSARPSAEEYGYIVTDQKPLSLAVGVKLLEILAEHVHMSSGSFINISVVGPALTFRIRHNEQNLSLADVTQQAGLVKSELEAQTGLQILQTGVGQREEAAAVLPRQARSTSPMRSVLLTLVALVGVAGLLVALAVALCVRQHARKRDKERLAALGPEGAHGDTTFEYQDLCRQHMATKSLFNRAEGPPEPSRVSSVSSQFSDAAQASPSSHSSTPSWCEEPAQANMDISTGHMILAYMEDHLRNRDRLAQEWQALCAYQAEPNTCATAQGEGNIKKNRHPDFLPYDHARIKLKVESSPSRSDYINASPIIEHDPRMPAYIATQGPLSHTIADFWQMVWESGCTVIVMLTPLVEDGVKQCDRYWPDEGSSLYHIYEVNLVSEHIWCEDFLVRSFYLKNVQTQETRTLTQFHFLSWPAEGTPASTRPLLDFRRKVNKCYRGRSCPIIVHCSDGAGRTGTYVLIDMVLNRMAKGVKEIDIAATLEHVRDQRPGLVRSKDQFEFALTAVAEEVNAILKALPQ, from the exons ATGCGGCGCCCGCGGCGGCCTGGGGGTCCTGGAGGATCCGGAGGTCTCCGGgtgctcctctgcctcctgctgctgagCTGCCGCCCGGGAGGCTGCAGCGCCATTAGTGCTCACG GCTGTCTGTTTGACCGTAGACTCTGCTCTCACCTCGAAGTCTGTATTCAGG ATGGCTTATTTGGACAGTGCCAGGTGGGAGTGGGGCAGGCTCGGCCCCTTTTGCAAGTCACGTCCCCAGTTCTTCAACGCTTACAAGGTGTGCTCCGACAGCTCATGTCCCAAG GATTGTCCTGGCATGATGACCTCACCCAGTATGTGATCTCCCAGGAGATGGAACGCATCCCCAGGCTTCGCCCCCCCGAGCCCCACCTAAGGGACAG ATCTGGCTTGGTGCCCAGGAGACCTGGTCCCGCTGAGGAACTGCTTTTACAGGGCATCCCTACTCGTCCCGCCCCTGCAGCCCCACACCGACTGCTTCGACCTCCAGCAggtggggatggggctggggctggctcctccctgtcccctctgcaGGCTGAGCTGCTGCCCCCGCTCTTGGAGAATCTGCTGctgtccccacagccccctcACCCTGCCCTGAGTTATGAAGCTACCCTGCTGCAGCCCTACCTGTTCCATCAG TTTGGCTCCCGTGATGGTTCCCGGGACTCAGAGAGCTCCCCAGGGATGGTCAGTGTTGGCCCCCTGTCCAAGGCTGAACCCCCTGCTCTCTTCAGCAGAACTGCCCCCAAAGGCATGTTTGGGGCTCACCCTGGCCACTCCTATGGGGACCCTCCAGGGCCTTCACCTGCTCAGCTTTTCCAGGAATCAGGTCTGCTCTACCTGGCCCAGgagctgccagtgcccagcagggCCCGGGCACCAAACTTGCCAGCGCAAGGGGACAGCAGCCAGGCAGAGGACTCCTCAGAAGGCTATGAGGAGGAAGGACTGGAGGGTCTCGGGGAGAAGCCGCCTTCCCCAGCAGAGCAGCCAG CAGATGTGACTCTGCAGAGACTGGCAGCTGTGCTGGCGGGCTACAGGGTGGAGCTGCGTCAGCTGACCCCTGAGCAGCTCTCCACTCTCTCGaccctgctgcagctgctgcccaaGGGTGCAGGACGAAATCCAG GAGGGATTGTAAACATTGGAGCTGACATCAAGAAA ACAATGGAGGAGCAGGTGCAGGGAGATGCAGCGGAGCCTGCACCCTCCCTGCCCACACCCTCCCTGCCTGGAtaccccactgcccaccccacctCCGATAAAGCCCAGCAGGTGCTGAGCTCTGAGCCCCCCAAAGCTGCTGGCCCCCCTGCCATGCCTGTCCTGATGGAGAAGAAAAGTCCACTGGGCCCGAGCCAGCCCACGGTGGCGGGGCAGCCTTCAGCTCGGCCATCAGCAGAGGAGTATGGTTACATTGTCACTGACCAGAA GCCCCTGAGTCTGGCTGTGGGAGTGAAgctgctggagatcctggctgagCATGTGCACATGTCCTCGGGCAGCTTCATCAACATCAG TGTGGTGGGACCAGCTCTCACCTTCCGCATCCGGCACAATGAACAGAACCTGTCTCTGGCTGATGTGACCCAGCAAGCTG GTCTGGTGAAGTCTGAACTGGAAGCACAGACAGGGCTGCAGATCTTGCAGACAGGAGTGGGACAG AGAGAGGAGGCAGCTGCAGTCCTTCCCCGACAGGCCCGCAGCACCTCTCCCATGCGCTCAGTGCTGCTGACTCTGGTGGCGCTGGTGGGTGTGGCCGGGCTGCTGGTGGCGCTGGCCGTGGCTCTGTGTGTGCGGCAGCATGCTCGGAAGCGGGACAAGGAGCGCCTGGCAGCCCTGGGACCTGAGGGGGCCCATGGCGACACCACATTTGAGTACCAG GACCTGTGCCGCCAGCACATGGCCACAAAGTCCCTGTTCAACCGGGCAGAGGGTCCGCCAGAGCCTTCGCGGGTGAGCAGCGTGTCCTCCCAGTTCAGTGATGcggcccaggccagccccagctcccacagcagcaccccGTCCTGGTGCGAGGAGCCCGCCCAGGCCAACATGGACATCTCCACGGGACACATGATTCTG GCATACATGGAGGACCACCTTCGGAACCGGGATCGCTTGGCCCAGGAGTGGCAGGCTCTGTGTGCCTACCAGGCAGAGCCCAACACCTGTGCCACCGCCCAGGGGGAGGGCAACATCAAAAAGAATCGTCACCCAGACTTCCTGCCCT ATGATCACGCCCGCATCAAGCTGAAGGTGGAGAGCAGCCCTTCTCGGAGTGATTACATCAACGCCAGCCCCATT ATTGAGCACGACCCTCGGATGCCAGCCTACATAGCCACACAGGGCCCGCTGTCCCATACAATCGCAGACTTCTGGCAG ATGGTGTGGGAGAGTGGCTGCACTGTCATCGTCATGCTGACCCCACTGGTAGAGGACGGTGTCAAGCAGTGTGATCGCTACTGGCCAGACGAGGGCTCCTCCCTCTACCACATATATGAG GTGAACCTGGTGTCTGAGCACATCTGGTGCGAGGACTTCCTGGTGCGGAGCTTCTATCTGAAGAACGTGCAGACCCAAGAGACGCGCACCCTCACGCAGTTCCACTTCCTCAGCTGGCCGGCAGAGGGCACTCCGGCCTCCACTCGGCCCCTGCTGGACTTCCGCAG GAAGGTGAACAAGTGTTACCGGGGACGCTCCTGCCCCATCATTGTGCACTGCAG TGATGGTGCAGGGCGGACTGGCACCTACGTCCTCATCGACATGGTACTGAACCGCATGGCAAAAG gagtgAAGGAGATCGACATCGCCGCCACCCTGGAGCATGTCCGTGACCAGCGACCTGGCCTGGTCCGCTCTAAG GACCAGTTTGAATTTGCCCTGACAGCTGTGGCGGAAGAGGTGAATGCCATTCTCAAGGCCCTGCCCCAGTGA
- the PTPRN gene encoding receptor-type tyrosine-protein phosphatase-like N isoform X2, with translation MRRPRRPGGPGGSGGLRVLLCLLLLSCRPGGCSAISAHGCLFDRRLCSHLEVCIQDGLFGQCQVGVGQARPLLQVTSPVLQRLQGVLRQLMSQGLSWHDDLTQYVISQEMERIPRLRPPEPHLRDRSGLVPRRPGPAEELLLQGIPTRPAPAAPHRLLRPPAGGDGAGAGSSLSPLQAELLPPLLENLLLSPQPPHPALSYEATLLQPYLFHQFGSRDGSRDSESSPGMVSVGPLSKAEPPALFSRTAPKGMFGAHPGHSYGDPPGPSPAQLFQESGLLYLAQELPVPSRARAPNLPAQGDSSQAEDSSEGYEEEGLEGLGEKPPSPAEQPDVTLQRLAAVLAGYRVELRQLTPEQLSTLSTLLQLLPKGAGRNPGGIVNIGADIKKTMEEQVQGDAAEPAPSLPTPSLPGYPTAHPTSDKAQQVLSSEPPKAAGPPAMPVLMEKKSPLGPSQPTVAGQPSARPSAEEYGYIVTDQKPLSLAVGVKLLEILAEHVHMSSGSFINISVVGPALTFRIRHNEQNLSLADVTQQAGLVKSELEAQTGLQILQTGVGQREEAAAVLPRQARSTSPMRSVLLTLVALVGVAGLLVALAVALCVRQHARKRDKERLAALGPEGAHGDTTFEYQDLCRQHMATKSLFNRAEGPPEPSRVSSVSSQFSDAAQASPSSHSSTPSWCEEPAQANMDISTGHMILAYMEDHLRNRDRLAQEWQALCAYQAEPNTCATAQGEGNIKKNRHPDFLPYDHARIKLKVESSPSRSDYINASPIIEHDPRMPAYIATQGPLSHTIADFWQMVWESGCTVIVMLTPLVEDGVKQCDRYWPDEGSSLYHIYEVNLVSEHIWCEDFLVRSFYLKNVQTQETRTLTQFHFLSWPAEGTPASTRPLLDFRRKVNKCYRGRSCPIIVHCSDGAGRTGTYVLIDMVLNRMAKGVKEIDIAATLEHVRDQRPGLVRSKDQFEFALTAVAEEVNAILKALPQ, from the exons ATGCGGCGCCCGCGGCGGCCTGGGGGTCCTGGAGGATCCGGAGGTCTCCGGgtgctcctctgcctcctgctgctgagCTGCCGCCCGGGAGGCTGCAGCGCCATTAGTGCTCACG GCTGTCTGTTTGACCGTAGACTCTGCTCTCACCTCGAAGTCTGTATTCAGG ATGGCTTATTTGGACAGTGCCAGGTGGGAGTGGGGCAGGCTCGGCCCCTTTTGCAAGTCACGTCCCCAGTTCTTCAACGCTTACAAGGTGTGCTCCGACAGCTCATGTCCCAAG GATTGTCCTGGCATGATGACCTCACCCAGTATGTGATCTCCCAGGAGATGGAACGCATCCCCAGGCTTCGCCCCCCCGAGCCCCACCTAAGGGACAG ATCTGGCTTGGTGCCCAGGAGACCTGGTCCCGCTGAGGAACTGCTTTTACAGGGCATCCCTACTCGTCCCGCCCCTGCAGCCCCACACCGACTGCTTCGACCTCCAGCAggtggggatggggctggggctggctcctccctgtcccctctgcaGGCTGAGCTGCTGCCCCCGCTCTTGGAGAATCTGCTGctgtccccacagccccctcACCCTGCCCTGAGTTATGAAGCTACCCTGCTGCAGCCCTACCTGTTCCATCAG TTTGGCTCCCGTGATGGTTCCCGGGACTCAGAGAGCTCCCCAGGGATGGTCAGTGTTGGCCCCCTGTCCAAGGCTGAACCCCCTGCTCTCTTCAGCAGAACTGCCCCCAAAGGCATGTTTGGGGCTCACCCTGGCCACTCCTATGGGGACCCTCCAGGGCCTTCACCTGCTCAGCTTTTCCAGGAATCAGGTCTGCTCTACCTGGCCCAGgagctgccagtgcccagcagggCCCGGGCACCAAACTTGCCAGCGCAAGGGGACAGCAGCCAGGCAGAGGACTCCTCAGAAGGCTATGAGGAGGAAGGACTGGAGGGTCTCGGGGAGAAGCCGCCTTCCCCAGCAGAGCAGCCAG ATGTGACTCTGCAGAGACTGGCAGCTGTGCTGGCGGGCTACAGGGTGGAGCTGCGTCAGCTGACCCCTGAGCAGCTCTCCACTCTCTCGaccctgctgcagctgctgcccaaGGGTGCAGGACGAAATCCAG GAGGGATTGTAAACATTGGAGCTGACATCAAGAAA ACAATGGAGGAGCAGGTGCAGGGAGATGCAGCGGAGCCTGCACCCTCCCTGCCCACACCCTCCCTGCCTGGAtaccccactgcccaccccacctCCGATAAAGCCCAGCAGGTGCTGAGCTCTGAGCCCCCCAAAGCTGCTGGCCCCCCTGCCATGCCTGTCCTGATGGAGAAGAAAAGTCCACTGGGCCCGAGCCAGCCCACGGTGGCGGGGCAGCCTTCAGCTCGGCCATCAGCAGAGGAGTATGGTTACATTGTCACTGACCAGAA GCCCCTGAGTCTGGCTGTGGGAGTGAAgctgctggagatcctggctgagCATGTGCACATGTCCTCGGGCAGCTTCATCAACATCAG TGTGGTGGGACCAGCTCTCACCTTCCGCATCCGGCACAATGAACAGAACCTGTCTCTGGCTGATGTGACCCAGCAAGCTG GTCTGGTGAAGTCTGAACTGGAAGCACAGACAGGGCTGCAGATCTTGCAGACAGGAGTGGGACAG AGAGAGGAGGCAGCTGCAGTCCTTCCCCGACAGGCCCGCAGCACCTCTCCCATGCGCTCAGTGCTGCTGACTCTGGTGGCGCTGGTGGGTGTGGCCGGGCTGCTGGTGGCGCTGGCCGTGGCTCTGTGTGTGCGGCAGCATGCTCGGAAGCGGGACAAGGAGCGCCTGGCAGCCCTGGGACCTGAGGGGGCCCATGGCGACACCACATTTGAGTACCAG GACCTGTGCCGCCAGCACATGGCCACAAAGTCCCTGTTCAACCGGGCAGAGGGTCCGCCAGAGCCTTCGCGGGTGAGCAGCGTGTCCTCCCAGTTCAGTGATGcggcccaggccagccccagctcccacagcagcaccccGTCCTGGTGCGAGGAGCCCGCCCAGGCCAACATGGACATCTCCACGGGACACATGATTCTG GCATACATGGAGGACCACCTTCGGAACCGGGATCGCTTGGCCCAGGAGTGGCAGGCTCTGTGTGCCTACCAGGCAGAGCCCAACACCTGTGCCACCGCCCAGGGGGAGGGCAACATCAAAAAGAATCGTCACCCAGACTTCCTGCCCT ATGATCACGCCCGCATCAAGCTGAAGGTGGAGAGCAGCCCTTCTCGGAGTGATTACATCAACGCCAGCCCCATT ATTGAGCACGACCCTCGGATGCCAGCCTACATAGCCACACAGGGCCCGCTGTCCCATACAATCGCAGACTTCTGGCAG ATGGTGTGGGAGAGTGGCTGCACTGTCATCGTCATGCTGACCCCACTGGTAGAGGACGGTGTCAAGCAGTGTGATCGCTACTGGCCAGACGAGGGCTCCTCCCTCTACCACATATATGAG GTGAACCTGGTGTCTGAGCACATCTGGTGCGAGGACTTCCTGGTGCGGAGCTTCTATCTGAAGAACGTGCAGACCCAAGAGACGCGCACCCTCACGCAGTTCCACTTCCTCAGCTGGCCGGCAGAGGGCACTCCGGCCTCCACTCGGCCCCTGCTGGACTTCCGCAG GAAGGTGAACAAGTGTTACCGGGGACGCTCCTGCCCCATCATTGTGCACTGCAG TGATGGTGCAGGGCGGACTGGCACCTACGTCCTCATCGACATGGTACTGAACCGCATGGCAAAAG gagtgAAGGAGATCGACATCGCCGCCACCCTGGAGCATGTCCGTGACCAGCGACCTGGCCTGGTCCGCTCTAAG GACCAGTTTGAATTTGCCCTGACAGCTGTGGCGGAAGAGGTGAATGCCATTCTCAAGGCCCTGCCCCAGTGA
- the PTPRN gene encoding receptor-type tyrosine-protein phosphatase-like N isoform X3, with product MRRPRRPGGPGGSGGLRVLLCLLLLSCRPGGCSAISAHDGLFGQCQVGVGQARPLLQVTSPVLQRLQGVLRQLMSQGLSWHDDLTQYVISQEMERIPRLRPPEPHLRDRSGLVPRRPGPAEELLLQGIPTRPAPAAPHRLLRPPAGGDGAGAGSSLSPLQAELLPPLLENLLLSPQPPHPALSYEATLLQPYLFHQFGSRDGSRDSESSPGMVSVGPLSKAEPPALFSRTAPKGMFGAHPGHSYGDPPGPSPAQLFQESGLLYLAQELPVPSRARAPNLPAQGDSSQAEDSSEGYEEEGLEGLGEKPPSPAEQPDVTLQRLAAVLAGYRVELRQLTPEQLSTLSTLLQLLPKGAGRNPGGIVNIGADIKKTMEEQVQGDAAEPAPSLPTPSLPGYPTAHPTSDKAQQVLSSEPPKAAGPPAMPVLMEKKSPLGPSQPTVAGQPSARPSAEEYGYIVTDQKPLSLAVGVKLLEILAEHVHMSSGSFINISVVGPALTFRIRHNEQNLSLADVTQQAGLVKSELEAQTGLQILQTGVGQREEAAAVLPRQARSTSPMRSVLLTLVALVGVAGLLVALAVALCVRQHARKRDKERLAALGPEGAHGDTTFEYQDLCRQHMATKSLFNRAEGPPEPSRVSSVSSQFSDAAQASPSSHSSTPSWCEEPAQANMDISTGHMILAYMEDHLRNRDRLAQEWQALCAYQAEPNTCATAQGEGNIKKNRHPDFLPYDHARIKLKVESSPSRSDYINASPIIEHDPRMPAYIATQGPLSHTIADFWQMVWESGCTVIVMLTPLVEDGVKQCDRYWPDEGSSLYHIYEVNLVSEHIWCEDFLVRSFYLKNVQTQETRTLTQFHFLSWPAEGTPASTRPLLDFRRKVNKCYRGRSCPIIVHCSDGAGRTGTYVLIDMVLNRMAKGVKEIDIAATLEHVRDQRPGLVRSKDQFEFALTAVAEEVNAILKALPQ from the exons ATGCGGCGCCCGCGGCGGCCTGGGGGTCCTGGAGGATCCGGAGGTCTCCGGgtgctcctctgcctcctgctgctgagCTGCCGCCCGGGAGGCTGCAGCGCCATTAGTGCTCACG ATGGCTTATTTGGACAGTGCCAGGTGGGAGTGGGGCAGGCTCGGCCCCTTTTGCAAGTCACGTCCCCAGTTCTTCAACGCTTACAAGGTGTGCTCCGACAGCTCATGTCCCAAG GATTGTCCTGGCATGATGACCTCACCCAGTATGTGATCTCCCAGGAGATGGAACGCATCCCCAGGCTTCGCCCCCCCGAGCCCCACCTAAGGGACAG ATCTGGCTTGGTGCCCAGGAGACCTGGTCCCGCTGAGGAACTGCTTTTACAGGGCATCCCTACTCGTCCCGCCCCTGCAGCCCCACACCGACTGCTTCGACCTCCAGCAggtggggatggggctggggctggctcctccctgtcccctctgcaGGCTGAGCTGCTGCCCCCGCTCTTGGAGAATCTGCTGctgtccccacagccccctcACCCTGCCCTGAGTTATGAAGCTACCCTGCTGCAGCCCTACCTGTTCCATCAG TTTGGCTCCCGTGATGGTTCCCGGGACTCAGAGAGCTCCCCAGGGATGGTCAGTGTTGGCCCCCTGTCCAAGGCTGAACCCCCTGCTCTCTTCAGCAGAACTGCCCCCAAAGGCATGTTTGGGGCTCACCCTGGCCACTCCTATGGGGACCCTCCAGGGCCTTCACCTGCTCAGCTTTTCCAGGAATCAGGTCTGCTCTACCTGGCCCAGgagctgccagtgcccagcagggCCCGGGCACCAAACTTGCCAGCGCAAGGGGACAGCAGCCAGGCAGAGGACTCCTCAGAAGGCTATGAGGAGGAAGGACTGGAGGGTCTCGGGGAGAAGCCGCCTTCCCCAGCAGAGCAGCCAG ATGTGACTCTGCAGAGACTGGCAGCTGTGCTGGCGGGCTACAGGGTGGAGCTGCGTCAGCTGACCCCTGAGCAGCTCTCCACTCTCTCGaccctgctgcagctgctgcccaaGGGTGCAGGACGAAATCCAG GAGGGATTGTAAACATTGGAGCTGACATCAAGAAA ACAATGGAGGAGCAGGTGCAGGGAGATGCAGCGGAGCCTGCACCCTCCCTGCCCACACCCTCCCTGCCTGGAtaccccactgcccaccccacctCCGATAAAGCCCAGCAGGTGCTGAGCTCTGAGCCCCCCAAAGCTGCTGGCCCCCCTGCCATGCCTGTCCTGATGGAGAAGAAAAGTCCACTGGGCCCGAGCCAGCCCACGGTGGCGGGGCAGCCTTCAGCTCGGCCATCAGCAGAGGAGTATGGTTACATTGTCACTGACCAGAA GCCCCTGAGTCTGGCTGTGGGAGTGAAgctgctggagatcctggctgagCATGTGCACATGTCCTCGGGCAGCTTCATCAACATCAG TGTGGTGGGACCAGCTCTCACCTTCCGCATCCGGCACAATGAACAGAACCTGTCTCTGGCTGATGTGACCCAGCAAGCTG GTCTGGTGAAGTCTGAACTGGAAGCACAGACAGGGCTGCAGATCTTGCAGACAGGAGTGGGACAG AGAGAGGAGGCAGCTGCAGTCCTTCCCCGACAGGCCCGCAGCACCTCTCCCATGCGCTCAGTGCTGCTGACTCTGGTGGCGCTGGTGGGTGTGGCCGGGCTGCTGGTGGCGCTGGCCGTGGCTCTGTGTGTGCGGCAGCATGCTCGGAAGCGGGACAAGGAGCGCCTGGCAGCCCTGGGACCTGAGGGGGCCCATGGCGACACCACATTTGAGTACCAG GACCTGTGCCGCCAGCACATGGCCACAAAGTCCCTGTTCAACCGGGCAGAGGGTCCGCCAGAGCCTTCGCGGGTGAGCAGCGTGTCCTCCCAGTTCAGTGATGcggcccaggccagccccagctcccacagcagcaccccGTCCTGGTGCGAGGAGCCCGCCCAGGCCAACATGGACATCTCCACGGGACACATGATTCTG GCATACATGGAGGACCACCTTCGGAACCGGGATCGCTTGGCCCAGGAGTGGCAGGCTCTGTGTGCCTACCAGGCAGAGCCCAACACCTGTGCCACCGCCCAGGGGGAGGGCAACATCAAAAAGAATCGTCACCCAGACTTCCTGCCCT ATGATCACGCCCGCATCAAGCTGAAGGTGGAGAGCAGCCCTTCTCGGAGTGATTACATCAACGCCAGCCCCATT ATTGAGCACGACCCTCGGATGCCAGCCTACATAGCCACACAGGGCCCGCTGTCCCATACAATCGCAGACTTCTGGCAG ATGGTGTGGGAGAGTGGCTGCACTGTCATCGTCATGCTGACCCCACTGGTAGAGGACGGTGTCAAGCAGTGTGATCGCTACTGGCCAGACGAGGGCTCCTCCCTCTACCACATATATGAG GTGAACCTGGTGTCTGAGCACATCTGGTGCGAGGACTTCCTGGTGCGGAGCTTCTATCTGAAGAACGTGCAGACCCAAGAGACGCGCACCCTCACGCAGTTCCACTTCCTCAGCTGGCCGGCAGAGGGCACTCCGGCCTCCACTCGGCCCCTGCTGGACTTCCGCAG GAAGGTGAACAAGTGTTACCGGGGACGCTCCTGCCCCATCATTGTGCACTGCAG TGATGGTGCAGGGCGGACTGGCACCTACGTCCTCATCGACATGGTACTGAACCGCATGGCAAAAG gagtgAAGGAGATCGACATCGCCGCCACCCTGGAGCATGTCCGTGACCAGCGACCTGGCCTGGTCCGCTCTAAG GACCAGTTTGAATTTGCCCTGACAGCTGTGGCGGAAGAGGTGAATGCCATTCTCAAGGCCCTGCCCCAGTGA